In one Chelmon rostratus isolate fCheRos1 chromosome 7, fCheRos1.pri, whole genome shotgun sequence genomic region, the following are encoded:
- the wu:fb18f06 gene encoding protein PXR1, translating to MSFSLSSAVDEEVKKEDAEKVEFKFPWQKGDKEDGKKKSDSKEKSSSKDKSDSKEKSDSKDKSASKDGDGKDHKKEKKKKELKDGETAGTSSSSSSSSSSSSSDEG from the exons atgtctttctctctgtcgtCAG CTGTAGATGAAGAGGTGAAGAAGGAGGATGCTGAAAAGGTTGAGTTCAAGTTTCCCTGGCAAAAAGGAGACAAG GAGGATGGCAAGAAGAAGTCTGACAGCAAGGAAAAGTCCTCCAGCAAGGACAAGTCCGACAGCAAGGAAAAGTCTGACAGCAAGGACAAGTCCGCCAGCAAGGATGGAGACGGCAAAGACcacaagaaggagaagaagaaaaaggaactGAAGGATGGAGAAACAGCAGGCACCtcgtcctcttcctcgtcctcatcttcctcctccagcagtgaTGAG ggGTGA